The Chloroflexota bacterium genome window below encodes:
- a CDS encoding HAD family hydrolase encodes MSRLHALLLDLDETLLDGSVFPQSIAQTCEELALLRPELEAKRLQEANHAVFSTYGPERHDAWTLGRLSGADLTLESWRRTLQLCGYNDESLAQFAANTHLRFAWDSYQPFTDVAGLISAVRQARVPVALVTNGASDTQRHKIEAMGIASWFSAFSISGETGAAKPDKRAFTVVLKALGVSGKKVWHVGDSLAADVAGANAAGLSSVWLNRDGTVRTKKDAQPDLEITSLSELAPYLLP; translated from the coding sequence GTGAGTCGATTGCACGCACTTCTTCTTGATTTAGATGAAACACTGCTGGACGGCAGCGTATTCCCGCAATCCATTGCGCAAACCTGCGAGGAGCTTGCGTTGCTGCGGCCGGAGCTAGAGGCAAAGCGACTGCAAGAGGCCAATCATGCAGTGTTCAGTACCTATGGGCCAGAGAGGCATGACGCTTGGACGCTCGGCAGATTGAGCGGCGCAGATCTCACTCTTGAATCCTGGCGCAGAACACTTCAGTTGTGTGGCTACAATGACGAATCACTCGCCCAATTTGCAGCTAACACTCATTTGCGCTTTGCCTGGGACTCTTATCAGCCATTCACTGACGTAGCGGGACTCATTAGTGCAGTGCGGCAGGCACGCGTCCCAGTAGCTCTGGTGACGAATGGCGCTTCCGACACACAGCGACATAAGATTGAGGCAATGGGTATTGCCAGTTGGTTTAGCGCATTTTCGATCTCTGGGGAGACTGGCGCGGCCAAACCGGATAAACGTGCGTTTACTGTTGTGCTCAAGGCTCTTGGCGTATCCGGCAAGAAAGTATGGCACGTGGGAGATAGCCTGGCGGCTGACGTTGCTGGAGCGAATGCGGCCGGTCTTAGCTCGGTGTGGCTGAATCGGGACGGTACCGTACGCACTAAGAAGGATGCCCAACCTGATCTGGAAATCACATCACTTTCTGAATTAGCTCCCTATCTCTTACCATGA